gctaaaattattatttttggttcAAACTCTATACAGATGTATAAAAACAAGTACAGAAATCACACTTCCATTTAAGACCAAATCTTGAATATGTCAATGCCTCCGAATTCAGGAGCAGATCTAGAGGTACAAAAAGGGGTCATCTAAAATTTCGTACctttacactactaaaaaattgtcaaaaaacGACGAAAATAacagcgacggactgcgtcgttCAAAAAAGCAACGGAATTTGAGACGCTGTTCGTcgctttttttattttttttaataaaaagtgacGGACAGAGACTatatgtccgtcgctttttagcGGATTTTTGcaccatatataaatatatttaaaaattaattataaaataaaaataatgacagagtccgtcgcttttaattgaaaataattaaatattatttaaaaattgcgTCTCCGTCCGTcgttttttattatattttatttatcaattttttttaaataagcgACGGACAACGTCTCCTAGTCCGTCACTTTTTTGATCAAAATGGCGGTCAACTACTTAAAAAAAGCGGCTCTTTCTGAAATATTTGAAACTCAGACCCAACTTTTTTCTCCATtctgctctctctctctctctctctaaaccctCCCCCTTCTCTCTAAAAATTCCAACCCCACCCCTCGCCGCCGTTCGCCGCTGCCGTCGCCACGCCTTCCCCCGTCGCCGTTGTTGCCGCCGCCTCTCTCCACCGTTAGTCTCTCTCCGTATTGTTAATAAGGTTAGttagttttaagattttttaattttgaaaaaaaaaataatttgttgatttgttagttaatttattttatttaatttgtttaatgtgtgttattaacatagttaatttgtatatgtgattttgaattgatgaatgttagaaattagattttagttcttttctttgagttgagatttttttttttgaattaaattatgaattgaatattttttggagttggaattaaagtgttgttgatgttcaaatgttatgttaagttggttagttcttgaagttagaatgtgaatgaaaattttagagttttagtttgaattgtcattttttttaattagattgtgaattgggTATTGTGTTAGTTGGACttgaagtgtttttgaagataaaattacaGTTAGAAGATGAAGTAattagaaattagaatttagaattttttatgtttggaagatattcaagttagaaaaatattgggttGGCTGATTTTTTgtgtttggaagatattcaagttatgaacttggactttaattattatataattaattaattataaattgaattaatcataagttaaacttaattattatgtgaattaattaattataaattaaattaatcataacttgaacttaattattatatgaattaattaattataacttgaattaattagaatttgtagtctcgatgaattgtagtcattatgaactaattaattaagcttgaatatatgtaatttGGTAGATGAatcatcgtttgtggatgtataacatgcattatgaagttggtggtggtttgaaacctgaatttattgacgGTGTAAGAAGTTTATTGATCATGTCATGACACTTGATGTTTTTAAAcgaaatggattggttaggtgtccttgtcgtgaatgtaggtgTTTGAAATTTTTTCATCTAGATATAGTGAGCCCTATCACTCTTGACGGGAGAATCCAAACAGTATCCATCAGgcaatgtttaatgaattcaaggtatatatatgtttaaatctatttttttaagttacgtttaatatttttactatactttacttaactaattatttaaagttataCATTTTTTTCAGACTTTATGTACCTGAGAGCCAAGatacaatatggtcattgcgaccacttttgaaagaaaagcgagCGCCAGATTGTCTACCTGGCTAAAGAAAGCAAGGGATGATCGAAAACCTCCGAGTTGGATGCTGCcatatatatttgaagaattatgtcgGTATTGGGATACGGAAGAATTCAAGGTTTTGTCCGATCAAGGAAAAAAAGCAAGAGCCAGCCTAAAGGGTGGCTAGTTGCACACCGAaggtgcaaagagtgttggtacgattcagagggagatggtaaagtttctaaattttaagtttaaattcattttctaaaataaattatttgacaaaatgttatttcattaattgtatttttatttataggaaaaagaattaGGACGCACTCCCTATCgtcatgaagtctttaaaaagactcatgtgaagaaaaaaattaattagtcgGATCTGGATGAGTGGGTGGAGGAAAAGGCCGAACGAGcgtatgtaagttatttaagatataatgtataatatattttgattctaaattttatttttattatatatatatatatatatatatatatatatatatatatatatatatatatatatattgattataacttttattttctaatatgcagCAAGATTATGAACGGCACATACGTGAGATGGGAGATTCGGTTCAGCTAACGCCTGAACggtccactcaaatttggacagaaaaagtggttggaggcAGCCACAAAGGCCGAATATATGAAATGAGCTCTAAAAATAATGTTCGACGACTTcaatcaggtttagaaggtattggatcgTCCCATCAAGCCGAGGCCATTGACATGGTTCAGATAGCTGCAATGTCTCagcaaattgcagaacttacacgCGCATTGGCAGAATCAGAGAAAAGAAGGGTCGTGaatcaaaaaagtatgaatgaacaagttgagcaaattaaagaacaagtgttcAACCTCGTCCGCCAGCCTCCGCCTCGTTATTCAAAAGGGTCCCGTTCGGATGATTCCGACGATAGTGATGAATTTatagcaaatagtccttagagttccctatgttagtttatgaatattttgaaattttttgttaactttgaaacactttaaatcattataaattatgattttattcgttttaagtgtttaattatgtttgttattatgtattttgcgtattttgtttgttgttatttgtgtttaaaagggctgaattgaatacaagtgaattgaattttgattgcgaTGGGCAACAGAAACTGTAGGTTTCTGCTGTCAAAAGTGTTGGGAGAAtgcgacggacagggtcctttagtccgtcgcttttctaatttttttttatatattttttcaaaaaagcgACAGACAGAAACTCAAAGTCCGTCTCTTTTCTGCAAAATTTTAAGAAGACCAGTATAAACAAAGCGACGGATGGACTactagtccgtcgcttttattaaataattattttttaaaaataataaaaagacgGAATCCGtcgttttattttatatattttttaattaaaaaaaattagaggcGACGCAGTCCGTCACTTTTTACGGCCCTGTCGtcgagcaaaaaagcgacggaaaTGACTGCGTCGCTTTTCCGTTCAGTTTGACCAAAAAAAGCGACGGAGTTTTTTAATAGTGTTAGTGAAAATTTTGTTTCCGTCGCTATCTCCAATATTAGtgaatttttgttgttgttggcgGTGTTAAAACCGGAGAGGTAAttgataattggttcaaattgtTGTAGCTTTGTTAATGAAAAGACGAAAAGCATAAATCTCAACTATTTTAAAGATcattaaatatgttaaattaaTATTGCATCAATGAGGAAAATGtcttctaactttttttttccattgcACTTTCAACAAATAAAAAAGTTTTCAAAACTGTTGAAGATATATCCTCAAAGAGCCAACTTATCTAATGTGTGTGTATGACAAAAACTTTGTAAAATAGAAGCAATAACAAGAGactcatcatcattattattatcattcatCTCAATCTCCATGCAATTATTTTCAACCACTTCCAACTCCGGCGTTGACGGCGGTGGTGGTGGTGGCGGAGGTGGTGGTGCCGGAGAATTATTATAAGGTGAAGGAAAAGACGAAAAAGGGTACACAAAATTAGTACGTGCATTTTCGATACCACAAAAAGcaatagaagaaatatcataagcTAGAGCAGCTTCTTCAGCAGTATCGAATGTGCCAAGCCAATGCCTTAGTTTTGTATTTGGATTTCTAATCTCAGCAGCAAATCTACCCCATGGCCTTCTTCTTACACCATGATATTTTGTTGAATGTCTTGAACTTCTTCTTACTAAATTTCTAACATGCAATTGAGGAATATTAGtaatattttccattttttctatttaattaattaatggggGTTGAGGATGGAAAAAAATGAGATGGGTTTTATATACTGGTGAAATAACAGAAGTTTAATGTTTGTTAATTGACATGATAAGACAGCACTGATTAGCACTAAGATAAGCTAATTAGTAAATTAATGAGTTAAAATGAGTGTTTCTGTGTCTTATTTGTGGGTTAGTCAAGTGGAGCAAGTGGGAAACATTCCCCATaagttatatattttaaaaaggtgTTTAGTACAAGTTGCATTTTGTTTGTGTTAACTTTTATCcctatttttctcaattttgacATGATTAGAGCAAGCATAATGCGGAATTTCTGAACTTtcataatatttatatgtttttttttattattattaaatttgatCTCTCTGTCTCTAATTCCCCTATCACTTGTTTCCCTAAATCACATGTTCATTGGCAAGGGCTTTATTTTGTTTGGAACAACAATGATTATACTTTGATTCTAAATTAGTTAAGATGGACTATATTCATAATTAGTTAACCTACATTTGAACAATATTCattacaataacaataataactaaattattttctaataCAAGTTAGAAGCATCTAAAATCAATTATATTAACGTACGGCAATCAATCACGTATGGAACTAGTAATGTAAGCTCGAAAAAAAGTCTAATCGTAACATATATAGACGTCGagtaatgattttttttcaatacAAGAAAATAACACTCGCATGGAAATTATACATGATTAGGAAAGACAAAGGGTTGATTTCTCATGAGTACATCCATTTGGCATTCATTCCAATGAGAATGAAAGAAGTTCTTTTCGTTGTACATTTCTCAAAGTAAGAAAGAGTAGAGAATCACCCCATCTACGATTTGAGTTTCTATAAGatgtataatttttattttgtgtttcCACATTTGTATTTCTTAGAACAATGTGGCTAACTAGTTGATCGCAAATTGAATCCCTTTGACCATTAAATATTCTACGAGTCTTCAAGCTACACAAAAGGGTTACGGGGAGGATACAAAAAGGAATTCATCATTTGCTCATTGTTGAAACCATTTCAAGAATctacagagagagagagagagagacgaTGAGAGAGAGAACGAACTCAGCTGACCTATTATTTAACAATCATTACAAGTAGAACCCCGAGCGAGTATGCTGAAACCCTAAAGGTTGCAAAATTGGTAGCAGCTTAAATGATAATGGAATGAATACATATTTGGCAAAGGCAACTAACAACCTGAACAAATGAGCTAAATAAATCAGATGTCGAAAATGTAGTCCCAATCTGTACATTTATGACAAAGGCATGTACAGGAAAGTTTCAGCTACTGAAACAAACGATTGTTGCAGCAGCTGGTCTATGTGAGCTTTCGCCATATTGAATGTTTTGCCGCTGATAAGGACTTCACCCTGGGGAAAACAAAACCTGTTTTTGGAGGATTTCCATCTACCAGGGATTGTTCATAGATTTCTTTGCATTCTTGAACAACCTATTTCACAAAGAAATCCCCATCAAGAAAGAAATAAAGAGAAACCAAGTTATCATCTCAAGGATAATGAAACATCCATTGAAGATCTCACTAATACACGGAGTCGCTGCAGATGCATGAGAACCAACATTTTAATgcacttgatatttttagagGAGTGACTCTGTTGGCACAAGTTCATTTTAACTTAAATAAACCTCCGGcaaaaaagtaa
This region of Solanum dulcamara chromosome 9, daSolDulc1.2, whole genome shotgun sequence genomic DNA includes:
- the LOC129904678 gene encoding ethylene-responsive transcription factor LEP-like, which gives rise to MENITNIPQLHVRNLVRRSSRHSTKYHGVRRRPWGRFAAEIRNPNTKLRHWLGTFDTAEEAALAYDISSIAFCGIENARTNFVYPFSSFPSPYNNSPAPPPPPPPPPPSTPELEVVENNCMEIEMNDNNNDDESLVIASILQSFCHTHTLDKLAL